The DNA window GGAACCGATTCCTGGGATGAACTTCTGGGAGTCAgattttcctcttttctGCCTTTCTTCTAACTCCTTGAGTTTTTGTAACCTTTCCTTCTGTTCTAAAACTCCAACCTTTAAAATTAAACCAAGCTCCTGTTCAAACGGATCTTCCTCCACGTCTATAAGGAAGTTCTCAACCATTAAGTTAATATGGGGAGGCTTTCTAGGCAGCATTTCAGATGGATGTAGTCTGTCAAATTGTGACAGATTTTTGAATGCTAGGTTCAATTGTTTGAATGACTTATACATAGTAATTATGTTTTCCGTAATCATATAAACTTTGAACTGGTATTCTGTAGTAAATTTAATTACAGAAGCTTTTACCTttacttttttctcttccaaTAATTCGAGTATATCAAATCTAATTTCGTTCATTTGTAAAAAGACTATGTACACTGTTTTTTCACTCACATATATAGATTCAACCAATCCAGATAGTGATGATACTGACAGCTGTCCTTCAGGGTAAGAATATTCAACATACTCCGCTCGTAAAACCAAGGGAGTGTTCTCAGGAAGCTGGACATCAATGACAAAGTTATCAATTTTACATTTTATAGTGTCAAAACAATCAAATTCTCTCCTTATTTGCTTGTTATTTAGTTTTGCTTGCCTCTTTGGCCTGTAAAAATTCCATATGCTACAGAGATAAAAATACAACCATATTAGATTCACGTCAAATTTCGTATGGATGGATGGAATCAAAATCAACATCTCAgaagatttttcaacagTCATAGTTATTTGTGCCAGTTTTAAAACACAATCGGAAGTACTCTGTCTCGCCGCATTATCCATTATTCTATAAATCTTCCCGTCTGAGATTTCAAGTGATTTTGTATCACTATCAATAATCAGCATTGACTCTTCTAATAGCACCTTCACGCCCCTGTGAATACCTGCTAAATTGTATCCACTTGTTTCTATAGGATCGTGCGATGTCGGCAAAATGTCTGCCAGAATCAATGAATAAGAGACATCCTTCAACCTTAGAGTTAATCTCCACTGGGAGGGTTTGattgaatcaaaagatttaGCCTCGCTTCCATCCGCTTTTGCACTTTCTAAAGAACTTATAGCTTCACGAAATCTATCGTATGCGCCGGTTATTGCTTTCAAGACCATTATATCTTCAATGGTGGCATGTAAGTGTCTCGCAGTACAATGAATGTCAATTTTTGACTCATAAGCTTCATCGAACAGTACATCAATGCTTTCAAGTCCGCAAATAGGCGTAGTAACTGGGGCAATATCGTTCTTCCctgtcattttcaaatatgaaaaatttgccCCAGCAAATTTAATGTTATTATATGGTGGCTGAATCGCAGGAATATTACGAGGATGAGGCCACTTCTTTTCTGAAGTCAGGAGATTTTTGGTATGCTCCAAAATGCCATGGTTTTTACTTCCCAGGTAAGCCTGTGTACTGAATAGCTTGAAAGTAAGGTTTTCACTTTCTGATAGTTGGAAAGTTGATACGAAATTGGAGAGTGACAGctcaaaattgaaattaggTAACTGATATAAATTAGTGAAGAACTTACCAAAAGAGCCCTCTTGTAAGGAAGAATCTGAATTATGAGCTGGTTGATCTACACGATAATTCTTCAACCACACTATGATCCTAATAATCTCATCGACAGTTGAGTAAATGGATGGATTTATAATACTGACGCTTAGTGTCATTGTAACTTTGTTCCAAGAAATATTCTCAGTGCAATACACTATTATATTAGTAGTCAAAATAATGTTGATTAATGGAATTCGAAATGATGAAATGCCATTTACCATCACTGTTATAGCATTGGCGGATAAAGAAAGCTCATATGTTCCCCAGTTGGATTTGTCTGGCGGGAGCATTTCAAAAGTTGTGCCGTTGCTTAAAGCATTCACAGCTTCAAGGTATATCTGTATGCTAGAGAGATTGATGGTTAATTTATGGTTAGTTAATGTtaagttttcaatttttatATCGAGAATATTCAAATGTCGCAATGGATGCTCAACAGATTTTACGAGacctttcaaaattttgtgaTCAAAGGGCGTTCGTTCTGATTTTATAGATACATCTGATTCCTGTAAAATGTTCTCTGGGATATGCATGTGGGCATCGCCAATTTTCAGCACGGAATGCCATTTTTTTAGGGTAATTTTTGTATATTGTGACTGGCTATTAAATTCTTTGGCCAAGTCACATACTATTGAAAACCCTATATGTGTAAGAGATTCGTTAGAGTTAACATTTGCAATATCGTGTAAGAATAAGTCGATTATTATGCTTCCATTGGACTGTCGTGCAATActtaaagaagaaagcgTGATATCAATACTTGATCCATTAGGTAGTGTAATTTTAGAAGTTCTGATAAGTGTGCTGAGGGTAAGTACCCATTTAAAGAATGAAAGTACTCTTTTATGAACCGTGAATGAAAAAATCCCATCCTTCAGACCGTACTTTTCCTTGctatttgataatttgcCTTCAGCAGGTGATATATCACACTTTTCACCCTTTTTGAGAACTATATCAACACCATAGAAGACAATTGAGGGTTTCCACCCTATTTTAAAACTTGCTTTTTCTATTCTTAAGTCAAATAATGTACTTGATATATTAACATTTCGTACCGTTGTTCCAACAATCAATCCGAAAGAAATGTTGGAAAATCTAGCATGAGATATCCTTAAAAAGCATGCTATCAAAAAGTTTAAAAGCCTCTGTAGTAGTATTGAGCCGAGTATCAACAATAACGCCGTTCTGAGGGAGGTGTGAACTATTCCTCGGAGATTTTGTAGCATGATGAGACAAATGGTAGCAATTGATTCATATAAACTTTCTGAAAGTTTTCtgttatatttttgatgtcTATGATGGACTATTTACAACCAGAACTAATCTATTTAGATATCTTGATTATGTTTTGTTTTGAATGGCCTATTCAATCAAGATCAAGTAATATTTGTAGTTCGTATTCGAACAAATTATCTTTGTTTCCTTTTCTGTGATGCTTGAAGCTTGATCGAGAGGTCCGCGCGAATAACGCGATTAAAGTGACAGTTGCGATGAGAATGCCAAGCCTTTTTATAACCTTTAATAATAAACTTTTATGCAATCAATTTTGCCACATTAAGCAGTAATGTAATGAATTGTTGGGTGATTATTTGGGACTACTAGAAAAACGAGAGACGCTTTCCTCGATACTCTGTTTTTGGAATGACCAATTTTCTGATGTGATGAGCTTGCCGAAATACTGTTTTGGCAAAAACTCGGGGGTGTTAAGCCATCTACAAATGCTGATCAATAACAGATATATCCGCCGATGggttatttttattcagttctttaaaaaattaagtaATTTATATACAAGAATAACCAGATCCATATCTGTTTTTGAATCTAAAAAATGTTTGCTGGGAACTACTTCCTCCCCAATACTCTCTTTCAAGGCCCCAAGGTTGATTTGCAGTTGCCTTCCTTTTAGAATGTTTATTATTTCCATTATCTTGGGGTTTGATTCATCATATATCACTCCGATGTCTCCCTCTTTTGCTTCATtctttaaatgatttttatATGCTTGTTTAATAGAATTTATCAGTTCTATCCTGTAATTTTCCAGAAATGATTGTTTATCCATCGCTATATCAGATGGATTGAGATTTGTGATCTTTGAAGAGTATAGGTGCAGTGGCGATAAAACCATGGGAGATTTTGCCATTTTTTCGAGTACCTTCTCACTATTGAGTACGTACGAATTTTTCCCTGTTCTTGATTGAATGCTACATAGTTTTAGTTGCTTGCTCTTcatatcaattttagatTGTATGAGTAGCAGCTTGGGTGACTTCGTTTTACTAAACCGTTCGTGTCGCATTGGAGATGCTACCAGGTTCGCAAATAGGTTCTGACTTAAATGAAACGGGTTCGTACCTGGTTCACTATTGTTGGTGATATACagtcttttcttcttaccAGACCATCGCTCAAATTGAGTGAACAACGGAGAAGTTTTATCTGGTAAGTGCGGCATTATTCTATTTactttatcatttttgattAATAGGCTACGCCACGGTTTCATGGACATTCGTTTCCATTAGTTTGGTGCGCTTTCGATTGCGGTACATCTCCTTTAAATATTACAATATACAAGATAGAGAGAAAgtattaatgaaaaattacgCTTTTGGATCAAATGTACCAAATATGGCATAGTGCATGATTTGATGAGCGAGAAGGAAAAGCTGGCAGAAATGTTTGTCGTAAATATTGAAGTATCGCTTCTCAGAAAAAAGCAATCGAAGGATGATGATACTGTTGACCCCCACAACTACTTCAAACTGGTAAGACGAGAAAAGATAGGTTTAAATAGTGTCACGAGTATATAACATTATATAACCGATCCTACAAAAGTGCTTAAAAGGAGAAAAAGTTCTTCAGGAATAGATCGAATGTGTCAGTTTCAGTGAAAGctcattatctttatcaCTGTCCTTGTCAACCTTCGCCAAGGGAACTCGGTTGTCTGATATCCTCCTGCCCAAGGAGCCTAAATTAAAAGAGTTTCTCTTGCCTGTTTCGGTTTTTACAATGGGAAAAGTTTTCGTAGGCACAGTTTCGACTGATCcatttcttgttctttcaACAGTCTTCATGGGAACAGCTGGATCTTTAACAGTTGATTCTACATGCGAACATTTTGGGTCAATGGATTCTTCATTGCTTGCCATATTTGCAGTTGTAACCCAAGCTTCCTTTTTGAATGcatcattgaaagatggaTGTTCCGCTGTGGGTGACGGTAATGGGGTACGAAGTTTATCTGAATCAGAGGAACCAGGTGACGAATGATTGTGCAAATGTCCTTTCACataatttattctttcATCGGTATCACTAAAGGAAATTAGTTTGGATATATCATGAAGCCACTTGTTAAAAcattctttattatctgAACGCTTGAAAA is part of the Kazachstania africana CBS 2517 chromosome 1, complete genome genome and encodes:
- the RRG8 gene encoding Rrg8p (similar to Saccharomyces cerevisiae YPR116W; ancestral locus Anc_3.440); translated protein: MKPWRSLLIKNDKVNRIMPHLPDKTSPLFTQFERWSGKKKRLYITNNSEPGTNPFHLSQNLFANLVASPMRHERFSKTKSPKLLLIQSKIDMKSKQLKLCSIQSRTGKNSYVLNSEKVLEKMAKSPMVLSPLHLYSSKITNLNPSDIAMDKQSFLENYRIELINSIKQAYKNHLKNEAKEGDIGVIYDESNPKIMEIINILKGRQLQINLGALKESIGEEVVPSKHFLDSKTDMDLVILVYKLLNFLKN